Within the Gossypium raimondii isolate GPD5lz chromosome 12, ASM2569854v1, whole genome shotgun sequence genome, the region GCTGAAGATTGCTCGACAAAAGCTGATCAGCTGGATCTTCCAGCTTGGGCGTACTTCCACTTGCAAGAGGTTCAAGATCAAGATTGTGGCAACAACGATCTTTGCTGCTTGTTCGTGCAGAGGAATCAGATACCTCATCGACAATTCTGCTGCCGGTTGATTCCTCAGAAGCGGAGGCCAGAACAGGACTGATCAAGGTAGCTTCCCATTTCCCATGCTCGGATCCTTCAGCTGCAGAAACCAAAGCAGGAGCTGAGAGAATTGCCTCCTCATTCCCATTGTTTGATTCCTCAACTGGAGAAACCAAAGCAGGCATCACCGTCACTTCCTTTTCGCTCGAGTTCTACATGCAAATAGAAACATATCATGTTACTTCCTAAAATGTGAACCCTCTCCTCCTGAACAATCTGTATAATAATGGATATTCATAGATTTCTAATATAAATACTGTCATACTTGTTTACTTTAAGCATAGAGGTCCATTTTCATTGGAATTTCAGTATAATACATCAACATTTTAGTaactttgattaattaaaatttacctgAAAATTCTGTTGTTGGGTTCCATCACTTCTGCAATCGGAACACACAATTTCAGCTTTCACTGTGCTCATTTCTGACATCAAAAGTAACTCGCCAAGTCCAAGGGTATACAACTCTTTGGAGACGTCTTCTGTAATCATTTTCACTGCATCTTCCTTCATTTCCCTTGATAAAATCAAATCCTTAGAATCACACTGACATGGAATTCCCTTGTTAGACTCACTTTCTTCTAGTAAGGAAACATCTTGTATACATGTATCAGCATCAAGTTTTTTCTTCATGCCGCATTCATCGTCAATATCCTTGCCAGATTGATTTCCTTCAGGATGGGCTTTCAAGTTTTCTTTCACTAGTTGAGCTTCTAGATCCGTTTTGGAAGGCAAAAACTTCTCATTCGCACCACTGTCGAACAAAAACTTGTCCTTTGTCAAGACTCCATCATCAATACAGATATCCTTGACAACATGATATGTACTCTCTTTATAACAAACTACCAATTCAGGCAAATTACACTCCATCACACTTCTATCCAAATAAAAAACCGAGTCCTGAATTGAATCCATATTCTTTGAGAAATGAGAGTTTGATCTCACGAAATCTGTGACCTCCATTTCGTTACCAAAGGAAAAGTCATTTACACTCAAGCAAGACTCCGTTCTGATTTTCCTTCGGCTTTTAGTCCAACCAAATCCAGAGGCTTTTCTTTGTTCTCAAAAGGTTCGCTTTGTTCTCAAAAGGTTCTATGTCAACCGAGTATGAATAAGTCTCTAAGTCACTCTTGTAGCCTATTGTTGAATAGAAGGGCACTTGCTCATTATCTGCAAgtacaataaaatattcaataaaaccTGTGACCTTCGTATGTAAACGATCAAATATGTCCAGCAGAATAAAGGACAGCAACATCTGAAAGACGAAAAAACATAGATCAAGCCATTCAAAACCATCTAGTAGCCATGTTAAACACCTTCATCATGTGAAATTTCTATTGAACACTGTCCGCAcgtaaattaaacataaaactaAAACATAGTAGTAACGCACTAAAG harbors:
- the LOC105764449 gene encoding uncharacterized protein LOC105764449; its protein translation is MEVTDFVRSNSHFSKNMDSIQDSVFYLDRSVMECNLPELVVCYKESTYHVVKDICIDDGVLTKDKFLFDSGANEKFLPSKTDLEAQLVKENLKAHPEGNQSGKDIDDECGMKKKLDADTCIQDVSLLEESESNKGIPCQCDSKDLILSREMKEDAVKMITEDVSKELYTLGLGELLLMSEMSTVKAEIVCSDCRSDGTQQQNFQNSSEKEVTVMPALVSPVEESNNGNEEAILSAPALVSAAEGSEHGKWEATLISPVLASASEESTGSRIVDEVSDSSARTSSKDRCCHNLDLEPLASGSTPKLEDPADQLLSSNLQRGYGECSFSAAGLITYSGPIAYSGSLSHRSDSSTTSTRSFAFPILQSEWNSSPVRMAKAEGRHYRKHRGWRQGLLCCRF